The Natrinema salaciae genome contains a region encoding:
- a CDS encoding 6-pyruvoyl trahydropterin synthase family protein, with protein MTESIGDRTNEREADGAAVDESVVGSQRVLRVGRDRPIRISAGHRIQHHDGKCSRPHGHNYEVAVTVAGHLTEEGWIADKGDITDVISEWDHMFLLEAGDPLVEAFEAAGDDDGVVVLQHPPTAEVMSVILERKLEATLPETVTDVAVQVSETSELCGGREF; from the coding sequence ATGACTGAGAGCATCGGTGATCGAACGAACGAGCGAGAGGCCGACGGCGCTGCCGTCGACGAATCGGTCGTCGGAAGCCAGCGCGTCCTTCGCGTCGGACGCGACCGACCGATCAGAATCAGCGCAGGGCATCGAATCCAGCACCACGACGGTAAGTGTTCGCGACCGCACGGCCACAACTACGAGGTCGCCGTCACCGTCGCAGGACACCTGACCGAGGAGGGGTGGATCGCGGACAAAGGAGATATTACGGACGTAATATCCGAGTGGGACCACATGTTCCTGCTCGAGGCCGGCGATCCGCTCGTCGAGGCCTTCGAAGCGGCCGGGGACGACGACGGCGTCGTCGTCCTCCAGCACCCGCCGACGGCCGAGGTAATGAGCGTGATCCTGGAGCGGAAACTCGAGGCGACCCTGCCCGAGACCGTCACCGACGTCGCCGTGCAGGTCAGCGAGACGAGCGAACTCTGCGGGGGACGCGAGTTCTGA
- the queC gene encoding 7-cyano-7-deazaguanine synthase QueC yields MTHTTTDSATDEQRSKRAVVLLSGGMDSATAAAEARDRGYEIYALHTSYGQRTADRELECARRLADEFDAADFLRIETGHLSAIGASSLTDDALAVDDADLESDEIPSSYVPFRNANLLSMAVSYAEANDCGAVFIGAHSEDFSGYPDCRPAFFEAFERVVDVGTKPETEISIEAPFVDWSKTDIAEHGVDLAVPYEHTWSCYRENQPACGTCDACAFRLQAFQNVGVRDPIEYAERPSYVDDA; encoded by the coding sequence ATGACTCATACGACCACCGATTCCGCGACCGACGAACAGCGTTCCAAGCGCGCCGTCGTCCTCCTCTCCGGCGGCATGGACAGCGCCACCGCGGCCGCCGAGGCCCGCGACCGAGGGTACGAAATCTACGCCCTGCACACCTCCTACGGCCAGCGAACGGCGGACCGCGAACTCGAGTGCGCCCGCCGACTCGCGGACGAGTTCGACGCGGCCGACTTCCTGCGGATCGAGACGGGCCACCTCTCGGCGATCGGGGCCTCGAGCCTCACCGACGACGCGCTGGCCGTGGACGACGCCGACCTCGAGAGCGACGAGATCCCCTCGTCGTACGTCCCGTTCCGGAACGCGAACCTGCTCTCGATGGCCGTCTCCTACGCCGAAGCCAACGACTGCGGGGCGGTCTTCATCGGCGCGCACAGCGAGGACTTCTCGGGGTATCCCGACTGCCGCCCCGCGTTCTTCGAGGCTTTCGAGCGAGTCGTCGACGTCGGCACGAAACCCGAGACCGAGATCTCGATCGAAGCGCCGTTCGTCGACTGGTCGAAGACCGACATCGCCGAGCACGGCGTCGACCTCGCGGTCCCCTACGAACACACCTGGAGTTGCTACCGCGAGAACCAGCCCGCCTGTGGCACCTGCGACGCCTGTGCGTTCCGCCTGCAGGCGTTCCAGAACGTCGGCGTCCGCGATCCGATCGAGTACGCCGAGCGGCCGTCGTACGTCGACGACGCGTAG
- a CDS encoding ring-cleaving dioxygenase, whose product MSPDTPGLHHVTAIAGDPQANADFYVGTLGLRFVKQTVNHDDTGTYHFYFGDGEGTPGTNITFFPWTDRGRRGRFGAGQTQTTAYGIPAGSVDYWRDRLESDGVDYERETRFDDTVLRFADPDGIELELVAAADAEYDATPWADGPVPTDHQLRGFHSVTLAVDDVGPTETILTDVLGYELEGETDGRRRYRSATGGPGSIVELVETDAGRGQMGVGTVHHVAFEAESVAEQEQWREAYADAGLAPSAVIDRTYFQSIYTREPGGVLFEMATTGPGFTADEPLDELGERLSLPERLESEREAIEAQLPDFDGPTVDASGN is encoded by the coding sequence ATGTCACCGGACACACCCGGACTGCACCACGTGACGGCGATTGCCGGCGATCCCCAGGCGAACGCCGACTTCTACGTCGGCACGCTCGGACTGCGATTCGTCAAGCAGACCGTCAACCACGACGATACGGGCACCTACCACTTCTACTTCGGCGACGGGGAGGGAACCCCCGGCACGAACATCACCTTCTTCCCGTGGACCGATCGGGGGCGGCGGGGCCGGTTCGGTGCCGGGCAGACGCAAACGACCGCCTACGGGATCCCCGCGGGCTCGGTCGACTACTGGCGCGACCGCCTCGAGTCCGACGGCGTCGACTACGAGCGGGAGACGCGGTTCGACGACACCGTCCTCCGATTCGCGGACCCGGACGGGATCGAACTCGAGCTGGTCGCGGCCGCCGACGCAGAATACGATGCGACGCCGTGGGCGGACGGCCCCGTTCCGACCGACCACCAGCTTCGCGGGTTCCACAGCGTGACGCTGGCCGTCGACGACGTCGGTCCGACCGAGACGATCCTGACCGACGTCCTCGGCTACGAACTCGAGGGCGAGACCGACGGCCGTCGCCGCTACCGGAGCGCGACCGGCGGTCCAGGCTCGATCGTCGAGCTGGTCGAGACCGACGCCGGCCGCGGCCAGATGGGGGTCGGAACGGTCCACCACGTGGCGTTCGAAGCCGAGAGCGTCGCGGAGCAAGAGCAGTGGCGCGAGGCCTACGCCGACGCGGGGCTCGCGCCGTCGGCGGTCATCGATCGCACGTACTTCCAGTCGATCTACACCCGCGAACCGGGCGGCGTCCTCTTCGAGATGGCGACGACGGGGCCCGGCTTCACGGCGGACGAACCGCTCGACGAGTTGGGCGAACGGCTGTCGCTTCCCGAGCGACTCGAGTCCGAACGCGAGGCGATCGAGGCCCAACTGCCCGATTTCGACGGGCCGACCGTCGACGCGAGCGGGAACTGA
- a CDS encoding iron-containing alcohol dehydrogenase family protein, with protein MTPFRSSDRDPSFRFEYEPPTVRFGVGCVDALDAELEALGLERALVVCGSTVGDTPDVIDPVRTGLGDRLAGVFDETTPKKRLETAFEGRDRLEAVDADALVSLGGGSSLDVAKCSSVLAATDLGPAAAARELEETGTISVPEERLVPIVAIPTTLAGADLSMVAGVTASPESSPVDEEIGGGIADPGLMPVAAFYDPELVATTPESVLAGSAMNGFDKGIETLYASNATPITDATARHGLEKLGDALRAFGDGDRDLGTFETILEGVVLVQYGISRPGETTASIVHAFGHGLTRTYDVQQGAAHGVVVPHVLEYLFERDDVDARAGLLANALGVDNVADREATVVEAVAEIRDALGLPARLRDVDGPEPDAFTAVAAAILDDPFMANAPPGLAPSVEEIEAVLEAAW; from the coding sequence ATGACGCCGTTCCGCTCGAGCGACCGCGACCCGTCGTTCCGATTCGAGTACGAACCGCCGACCGTCAGATTCGGCGTCGGCTGCGTCGACGCCCTCGACGCCGAACTCGAGGCGCTGGGTCTCGAGCGCGCGCTCGTCGTCTGCGGCTCGACTGTCGGCGACACGCCCGACGTGATCGATCCGGTTCGAACGGGTCTCGGCGATCGGCTGGCCGGCGTCTTCGACGAAACGACGCCGAAGAAACGCCTCGAGACGGCCTTCGAGGGCCGCGATCGGCTCGAGGCCGTGGACGCCGACGCGCTCGTGAGCCTCGGCGGCGGCAGCAGCCTCGACGTCGCCAAGTGCAGCAGCGTCCTCGCGGCGACCGACCTCGGTCCGGCGGCGGCCGCCCGGGAGTTGGAAGAGACGGGCACCATTTCCGTCCCCGAGGAGAGGCTGGTGCCGATCGTCGCGATCCCCACCACGCTCGCGGGCGCAGACCTCTCGATGGTGGCGGGCGTCACCGCCTCCCCCGAGTCGAGCCCGGTCGACGAGGAGATCGGCGGCGGGATCGCCGATCCCGGACTGATGCCGGTGGCCGCGTTCTACGATCCGGAGCTGGTCGCGACCACCCCCGAATCGGTGCTGGCGGGATCGGCGATGAACGGCTTCGACAAAGGAATAGAGACCCTCTACGCGAGCAACGCGACGCCGATCACCGACGCGACGGCCAGACACGGCCTCGAGAAGCTCGGGGACGCCCTCCGGGCGTTCGGCGACGGCGACCGCGATCTCGGCACGTTCGAGACGATCCTCGAGGGGGTCGTCCTCGTCCAGTACGGCATCTCGCGGCCAGGCGAGACGACGGCCTCGATCGTCCACGCCTTCGGCCACGGGCTGACGCGCACGTACGACGTCCAGCAGGGGGCCGCACACGGGGTCGTCGTGCCCCACGTCCTCGAGTACCTGTTCGAACGGGACGACGTGGATGCGCGAGCGGGGCTGCTCGCGAACGCGCTCGGCGTCGACAACGTCGCGGATCGGGAGGCCACAGTCGTCGAGGCGGTGGCCGAGATTCGCGACGCGCTCGGGCTCCCCGCGCGGCTTCGGGACGTCGACGGCCCGGAACCGGACGCGTTCACCGCGGTCGCGGCGGCGATCCTCGACGATCCGTTCATGGCGAACGCGCCGCCCGGACTGGCCCCTTCGGTCGAGGAGATCGAGGCCGTGCTCGAGGCGGCGTGGTAG
- a CDS encoding outer membrane protein assembly factor BamB family protein gives MGNTASVPMASGPAPPVTVAWEYEHGGRFAVVDGTVYLVAADGRIHALDAIDGSPEWTSGIGSDGEATASGSPAVANDTVYVNGDRMSPSLTALDAATGDIRWQKTDLGYETNLSPTVASGLVFSIVDTVLYALDADSGEKQWEFEPEPVTFDGREFGDRLSRRPVAVADSAVFAVANKQLFARDVETGDERWTNVLQDDWATEVFSGSPLATDGVVAAVKADTATFFDAATGEELSTLPTYSLDVLTDARAYAVAETDSDDGTVRLVGYDRETGDSAWESAERAASFGAPVVDDGSVYATVEKSSGESGVVAFDNVDGSREWSVATDGQPSRIAVADETLYASADGTLLAIRSEDATMSDEADADNEDEPEGTPGFTVGVGIASGALSLEWLRRRTAADESAN, from the coding sequence GTGGGAAACACTGCTTCCGTTCCGATGGCGTCCGGACCCGCCCCACCGGTAACCGTCGCCTGGGAGTACGAGCACGGCGGTCGGTTCGCCGTCGTCGACGGGACGGTTTACCTCGTCGCCGCCGACGGACGCATCCACGCCCTCGACGCCATCGACGGCTCGCCCGAGTGGACGAGCGGGATCGGCTCGGACGGAGAGGCGACCGCGTCGGGATCGCCGGCGGTGGCGAACGACACCGTATACGTGAACGGAGATCGGATGAGTCCGTCGCTGACCGCCCTCGACGCCGCGACCGGCGACATCCGCTGGCAGAAGACCGATCTCGGGTACGAGACGAACCTGTCGCCGACCGTCGCGTCGGGGCTGGTGTTCTCGATCGTCGACACGGTCCTGTACGCCCTCGACGCGGACTCGGGCGAGAAGCAGTGGGAATTCGAGCCGGAGCCGGTCACGTTCGACGGGCGAGAGTTCGGCGACCGGTTGTCGAGGCGGCCGGTCGCCGTCGCCGACAGTGCCGTGTTTGCCGTGGCCAACAAGCAGCTGTTCGCGCGGGACGTCGAAACCGGCGACGAGCGGTGGACGAACGTGCTACAGGACGACTGGGCCACCGAGGTATTCTCCGGTTCGCCGCTGGCTACCGACGGCGTCGTCGCGGCCGTCAAAGCCGATACCGCGACGTTCTTCGATGCGGCGACGGGTGAGGAACTGTCGACGCTGCCCACGTACTCGCTGGACGTGCTGACCGACGCTCGCGCGTACGCCGTGGCCGAAACGGACTCCGACGACGGTACCGTCCGTCTCGTCGGCTACGACAGAGAGACCGGCGACAGCGCCTGGGAGTCGGCGGAGCGAGCGGCGTCGTTCGGCGCGCCGGTCGTCGACGATGGATCCGTGTACGCGACCGTCGAAAAATCGTCCGGGGAGAGCGGCGTGGTCGCCTTCGATAACGTGGATGGGAGTCGCGAGTGGTCCGTCGCCACCGACGGTCAACCGAGTCGGATCGCGGTCGCCGACGAAACCCTCTACGCAAGCGCGGACGGCACGCTCCTCGCGATCCGGTCCGAGGACGCGACGATGAGCGACGAGGCGGACGCGGACAACGAGGACGAACCGGAGGGAACCCCCGGATTCACCGTCGGCGTCGGTATCGCCAGCGGCGCGCTCTCCCTCGAGTGGCTCCGTCGGCGAACCGCGGCCGACGAGTCGGCGAACTAG
- the fdhF gene encoding formate dehydrogenase subunit alpha, whose translation MSNDQREPVKTICPYCGVGCGIKVQPGEEPGDVRFMPWGEAPVNEGRICIKGGAATEVVDHEDRLTDPLIKEDGEFREASWEEAYEYVVGELERIREEYGPDAMGFFGSSKVMNEENYLLQKLARRYGTNNVDNCTRMCHASTVWALRTSLGAGAMTNSMRDLREAADVFWIQGANPGEQHPIANSQYFRQAVLEGATVIQVDPHANKTTRSFQIDDTDRHQHLQLNPGTDIPLLNIVLQTILENHEENPDEGWIDEEFVEERTEGFDHLEETLEEFDEEAAAEECGVPLDEIELAAEKYAMADNAAIFTGMGMSQHTCGVDNVQNEINLALITGNLGRPGTGVNPLRGQNNVQGTCDVGAMPNVLPGYQLVDDDAARESVEEVWGFEIPAEPGLTNVEITAEAGNSITGLYVMGENPVMSEPDANAVAERLNELEFTVVQDIFMTETAEYADVILPATTWAERGGTVTNTDRRVQRMRGVEKVHENTKHDREILSELGSRLFADGKFDFEDPEEIFEELRQVCPSYHGMTYDLLGEEGLHWPCYELGDEGDPFLYEDEFDTESGRGHIEGVAHQPPAETPDDEYPLILTTARLEEHYNTGTMSTRSPTLNRQTPENFVDVHPADADRYGIEDGTYVRLRSRRGEITLEAHVTEDTKEGVVWTTPHFAAASANKLTNHVLDERAKIPEYKAAAAEIDVGIEPLGETADPAADD comes from the coding sequence ATGTCCAACGATCAACGAGAGCCGGTCAAGACGATCTGTCCGTACTGTGGCGTCGGGTGTGGTATCAAAGTGCAACCGGGCGAGGAGCCCGGCGACGTCCGATTCATGCCGTGGGGGGAGGCACCGGTCAACGAGGGCCGTATCTGCATCAAGGGCGGGGCGGCGACGGAGGTGGTCGACCACGAAGACCGGCTCACCGACCCCCTGATCAAGGAGGACGGGGAATTCCGCGAGGCCTCCTGGGAGGAGGCCTACGAGTACGTCGTCGGCGAACTCGAGCGGATCCGCGAGGAGTACGGCCCGGACGCGATGGGCTTTTTCGGCTCCTCGAAGGTGATGAACGAGGAGAACTACCTCCTCCAGAAGCTGGCCCGCCGCTACGGCACCAACAACGTCGACAACTGCACGCGGATGTGCCACGCCTCGACGGTCTGGGCGCTGCGGACCAGCCTCGGCGCGGGGGCGATGACCAACAGCATGCGCGACCTCCGCGAGGCGGCCGACGTCTTCTGGATCCAGGGGGCGAACCCGGGCGAGCAACACCCCATCGCCAACAGCCAGTACTTCCGACAGGCCGTCCTCGAGGGAGCGACGGTCATTCAGGTCGATCCGCATGCCAACAAGACGACGCGGTCGTTCCAGATCGACGATACCGACCGTCATCAGCACCTGCAGCTGAATCCGGGGACGGACATCCCGCTGTTGAATATCGTCCTCCAGACGATCCTCGAGAACCACGAGGAGAACCCCGACGAGGGGTGGATCGACGAGGAATTCGTCGAGGAACGGACCGAGGGATTCGACCACCTCGAAGAGACGCTCGAGGAGTTCGACGAGGAAGCGGCGGCCGAGGAGTGCGGCGTCCCCCTCGACGAGATCGAACTGGCGGCAGAGAAGTACGCGATGGCCGACAACGCGGCCATCTTCACCGGGATGGGGATGAGCCAGCACACCTGCGGCGTCGACAACGTCCAAAACGAGATCAACCTGGCGCTGATCACGGGCAACCTCGGGCGGCCCGGCACGGGTGTCAACCCGCTCCGTGGACAGAACAACGTGCAGGGGACGTGTGACGTCGGCGCGATGCCGAACGTGTTGCCCGGCTACCAGCTGGTGGACGACGACGCGGCCCGCGAGTCGGTCGAGGAGGTCTGGGGGTTCGAAATCCCGGCCGAACCCGGGCTCACGAACGTCGAGATCACCGCCGAAGCGGGCAACTCGATCACGGGACTCTACGTCATGGGCGAGAACCCCGTGATGAGCGAGCCAGACGCCAACGCCGTCGCCGAACGGCTGAACGAACTCGAGTTCACGGTCGTCCAGGACATCTTCATGACGGAGACCGCGGAGTACGCCGACGTCATCCTCCCGGCGACGACCTGGGCCGAGCGCGGCGGCACCGTCACGAACACCGACCGTCGGGTCCAGCGGATGCGCGGCGTGGAAAAAGTCCACGAGAACACCAAACACGACCGCGAGATCCTGAGCGAGCTCGGGAGTCGGCTGTTCGCCGACGGAAAGTTCGACTTCGAGGACCCCGAGGAGATCTTCGAGGAGCTCCGGCAGGTCTGCCCGAGCTACCACGGGATGACCTACGACCTGCTCGGCGAGGAGGGACTCCACTGGCCCTGCTACGAACTCGGCGACGAGGGCGACCCGTTCCTCTACGAGGACGAGTTCGACACCGAGAGCGGGCGCGGCCACATCGAGGGCGTCGCTCACCAGCCGCCCGCCGAGACGCCCGACGACGAATACCCGCTGATCCTCACGACGGCCCGACTCGAGGAACACTACAACACCGGAACGATGAGCACGCGATCGCCGACGCTCAACAGGCAGACGCCGGAGAACTTCGTCGACGTCCACCCCGCCGACGCCGACCGCTACGGGATCGAAGACGGGACGTACGTTCGGCTCCGCTCGAGACGGGGCGAGATCACGCTCGAGGCACACGTGACCGAGGACACGAAGGAAGGCGTCGTCTGGACGACGCCGCACTTCGCCGCTGCCTCGGCGAACAAGCTCACGAACCACGTCCTCGACGAACGAGCGAAGATCCCCGAGTACAAGGCCGCCGCCGCGGAGATCGACGTCGGTATCGAACCCCTCGGCGAGACTGCCGATCCAGCGGCCGACGACTGA
- a CDS encoding 7-carboxy-7-deazaguanine synthase QueE has protein sequence MPVSDSVDLESGADSDTADAEDESEATPVGLPINELFYSLQGEGTLAGVPSVFVRTSGCNLRCWFCDSYHTSWEPTHAWLGLAEIVAEIESHDADHVVLTGGEPLLHEESVALLEALDDRGYHTTVETNGTIYRDAPIDLASISPKLESSTPTPERAPDEDDVDADRWAERHERERIDLDALSRLVERYTFQLKFVVTDAGDMPEILALLEDLRATADVPVRDDDVLLMPEGATRDRLAETRARVADLAMEHGFRYTPRLHVDLWNDAPET, from the coding sequence ATGCCGGTTTCAGATTCCGTCGACCTCGAGTCCGGGGCCGATTCGGACACCGCCGACGCCGAAGACGAGAGCGAAGCGACCCCCGTCGGGCTGCCGATCAACGAGCTGTTCTACTCGCTGCAGGGCGAGGGAACCCTCGCCGGCGTCCCGTCGGTGTTCGTCCGGACGAGCGGCTGCAACCTCCGGTGTTGGTTCTGTGACTCCTATCACACGTCCTGGGAGCCGACCCACGCCTGGCTGGGACTCGCGGAGATCGTCGCCGAGATCGAGTCCCACGACGCCGATCACGTGGTTCTCACCGGCGGTGAGCCGTTGCTCCACGAGGAGAGCGTCGCCCTGCTCGAGGCGCTCGACGACCGCGGCTACCACACCACCGTCGAGACCAACGGGACGATCTACCGGGACGCGCCGATCGATCTCGCCTCGATCAGCCCGAAACTCGAGAGCAGTACGCCCACACCCGAGCGCGCGCCCGACGAAGACGACGTCGACGCGGACCGATGGGCGGAGCGCCACGAACGCGAGCGCATCGACCTCGACGCGCTGTCGCGGCTGGTCGAGCGCTATACGTTCCAGCTCAAATTCGTCGTCACCGACGCCGGCGATATGCCGGAGATCCTCGCGTTACTCGAGGACCTCCGCGCGACCGCCGACGTCCCGGTGCGGGACGACGACGTCCTCCTGATGCCCGAGGGAGCGACCCGGGACCGCCTCGCCGAGACGCGCGCTCGGGTCGCCGACCTCGCGATGGAGCACGGCTTCCGCTACACGCCCCGACTGCACGTCGACCTCTGGAACGACGCACCCGAAACGTAA
- a CDS encoding molybdenum cofactor guanylyltransferase: MSLETGRDERTGVVLAGGHSTRFGDDDKAVADLAGTPMIRRVVDRIDSVVGDVVVNCREGQVPAIRDALEGGPVASFAVDPIPDRGPMAGIMTGLRAAAGEYALVVACDMPFVDPALVDQLFERAAGHDAAVPRLDDQWFQTTQAVYRTAPMIDACERALERDERRVVEPLLDLDYVVVDEDDVRDDASLDTFENVNTREEFERAAERLETE; this comes from the coding sequence ATGTCCCTCGAGACCGGACGCGACGAGCGAACGGGCGTCGTCCTCGCGGGCGGCCACTCGACCCGCTTCGGCGACGATGATAAGGCCGTCGCCGACCTCGCCGGCACGCCGATGATCCGCCGGGTCGTCGACCGCATCGATTCCGTCGTCGGCGATGTCGTCGTCAACTGCCGAGAGGGGCAGGTGCCCGCAATCAGGGACGCGCTCGAGGGCGGGCCCGTCGCCTCGTTCGCGGTCGATCCGATCCCCGACCGCGGGCCGATGGCGGGCATCATGACCGGGCTTCGAGCGGCCGCGGGGGAGTACGCGCTCGTCGTCGCCTGCGACATGCCCTTCGTCGATCCCGCCCTCGTCGATCAGCTGTTCGAGCGAGCGGCCGGCCACGACGCCGCGGTGCCGCGGCTCGACGACCAGTGGTTCCAGACGACACAGGCCGTCTACCGGACTGCGCCGATGATCGACGCCTGCGAGCGCGCCCTGGAGCGCGACGAGCGGCGGGTCGTCGAACCCCTGCTGGACCTCGACTACGTCGTCGTCGACGAGGACGACGTTCGGGACGACGCGTCGCTCGACACCTTCGAGAACGTCAACACTCGCGAGGAGTTCGAGCGGGCAGCCGAGCGCCTCGAGACGGAGTGA
- a CDS encoding 2-dehydropantoate 2-reductase: protein MKFAVFGAGGVGGYLGARLADAGHEVHLVARGDHLAALESDGLRLESVDGDASVDLPATDDPTEIGPCDYVLFCVKAHDTRAAARDLESLLGEGTAVVSFQNGVDNEGWLGDEIGEDHVVGGVAYIFSTIGDPGVVEHTGGPARFVYGELDGERTDRIERLDDALSACEGIDAVLADDVRVELWRKFAFICAQAGMTAASRLPVGEIRDTDASWAMYRRIVAEVCAVGTAEGIDLPEDTVDEWLAFARDLDPEMYSSLHYDLTHDKRLELDALHGSVVRHAADVGVEAPMNEAIHAILRPWADRNDR, encoded by the coding sequence ATGAAATTCGCTGTCTTCGGTGCCGGCGGCGTCGGCGGCTATCTCGGGGCCCGTCTCGCGGATGCGGGACACGAGGTGCACCTCGTCGCGAGGGGGGATCACCTCGCCGCCCTCGAGTCGGACGGACTGCGCCTCGAGAGCGTCGACGGCGACGCGTCGGTCGATCTGCCGGCGACTGACGACCCGACCGAGATCGGGCCGTGCGACTACGTCCTCTTTTGCGTGAAGGCCCACGACACGCGAGCCGCCGCGAGGGATCTCGAGTCCCTTCTCGGCGAGGGCACGGCCGTCGTCTCGTTCCAGAACGGCGTCGACAACGAGGGGTGGCTCGGGGACGAAATCGGCGAGGACCACGTCGTCGGCGGCGTCGCGTACATCTTCTCGACCATCGGCGACCCCGGCGTCGTCGAGCACACCGGGGGTCCGGCCCGGTTCGTCTACGGCGAACTCGACGGCGAGCGAACCGACCGAATCGAGCGGCTCGACGACGCGCTGTCGGCGTGCGAGGGGATCGACGCGGTGCTCGCCGACGACGTCCGCGTCGAGCTCTGGCGGAAGTTCGCGTTCATCTGCGCGCAGGCGGGGATGACCGCCGCGAGCCGGCTCCCCGTGGGCGAGATCCGCGACACCGACGCCTCGTGGGCGATGTACCGCCGGATCGTGGCGGAAGTCTGTGCCGTCGGCACTGCCGAAGGCATCGACCTCCCCGAAGATACCGTCGACGAGTGGCTCGCGTTCGCGCGCGACCTCGATCCGGAGATGTACTCGTCGCTGCACTACGACCTGACCCACGACAAGCGACTGGAACTCGACGCGCTGCACGGCTCCGTCGTCCGACACGCGGCCGACGTCGGCGTCGAGGCCCCGATGAACGAGGCGATCCACGCGATCCTGCGACCGTGGGCCGACCGAAACGATCGCTAG
- the yqeC gene encoding selenium cofactor biosynthesis protein YqeC, with protein sequence MDTLEALRADSGVVAVVGAGGKKTTLYALAARAARDRSLRAVVTATVRIPIFDRRVEEVVVTEDPVAALERAAAWPVGVVPEREGEDRYVGYETDVIDELAAADAADLVLVKADGARTRAFKAPNEREPQLPRCVDTVIPIASVEVVGTPLSAERVHRPERVAAITGLDGGDTIRPVDVARVLASDRGGLKDVPDGATVVPLLNKVDDAERRAVAEEIATELLERAPSVPRVVLARMIADEPVVDVLER encoded by the coding sequence ATGGACACTCTCGAGGCGCTCCGAGCCGACTCCGGCGTCGTCGCGGTCGTCGGTGCCGGCGGGAAGAAGACGACGCTGTACGCGCTGGCTGCGCGGGCCGCCCGCGACCGCTCCTTGCGGGCGGTCGTGACGGCGACGGTCCGAATCCCCATCTTCGATAGACGCGTCGAGGAGGTCGTCGTGACCGAGGACCCGGTCGCGGCACTCGAGCGAGCGGCGGCGTGGCCCGTCGGTGTCGTCCCGGAGCGGGAGGGCGAGGACCGGTACGTGGGATACGAGACGGACGTGATCGACGAGCTCGCGGCGGCCGACGCCGCGGATCTGGTCCTCGTCAAGGCCGACGGGGCGCGGACGCGGGCGTTCAAGGCACCGAACGAGCGCGAACCGCAACTCCCCCGGTGCGTCGACACCGTGATCCCGATCGCGAGCGTCGAGGTCGTCGGGACGCCGCTCTCGGCCGAGCGCGTCCACCGACCGGAGCGAGTGGCGGCGATCACGGGGCTCGACGGCGGCGACACGATCCGGCCGGTCGACGTGGCCCGCGTGCTCGCGAGCGACCGCGGCGGGCTGAAGGACGTTCCGGACGGTGCCACGGTCGTTCCGTTGCTCAACAAAGTCGACGACGCCGAGCGACGGGCGGTCGCCGAGGAGATCGCGACGGAACTACTCGAGCGAGCGCCGAGCGTGCCTCGAGTGGTGCTGGCGCGGATGATCGCCGACGAGCCGGTGGTCGACGTCCTCGAGCGCTAG